CCAAAAACTGCCAACCATCCATGATCGGCATATTCAAATCTAAAAACAAAAGTTCGGGTAGTTGTTCTGAAGACTGTAAGGCAGTGAGTGCTTCCGATCCATTCGGGTATGTGAAAATTTCAGAAGCAAACGATATTTTTTCCATGAGGGTTTTGATGAGGAAAGTTGTAACAACATCATCTTCAATCAAAAATACTTTGGATATTTGGCTCATGATTCTGGAAAACTTCTCTCAGAAACTATCGATTTCTGGAAAAGAAGCAACCAATAAAATGACAAAACCACCCATTATAAGGAATGAGGAGAGGTTAAAACTTCTGGCCTTAGTATCTCTTTTAGTTTTTTTTCTTCTAAGAATCCAAGTTCAAGGACAATGGATTCCACAGATCGATTTTCGGCAAGAGCTCGTTTGGCGACTAAGGTTGCATTTTCATACCCAATGTATGGATTGAGGGCAGTTGCAAGACCTGCTGATGTTTTGACTCTGGATTCAAGAACTTTTCGGTTTGCTGTGATTCCTGAAACACAATTGATTTCCAAAGTCTTGCAACCGGCTGTTAGGTGCTCAATGCTTTTGAATAAACTATGGGCAATGATTGGCTCAAATGCATTCAATTGTAATTGTCCTGCTTCTGCCGCCATAGTGATCGTGATATCATTTCCTATTACTTCATAGGCAATTTGATTGACCACTTCCGGGATGATGGGATTCACTTTGCCTGGCATGATGGAGGAACCTGCAGCTTTTGCAGGCAAATTGATTTCATTAAATCCACCTTGTGGGCCACTCGAGAGTAATCGTAAATCGTTACATACTTTTGACAGTTTGGTAGCGATTCGTTTTAATACTCCAGATAATTGGACAAATGCACCTGTGTCTTGTGTTGCTTCGATCAAATTTGGAGCTGCATTTAAATCAAACCCCGTTTGTTTGGCTAGGATTTCAGTTACGATTTTCGAATAACGAATGTCAGTATTGATCCCTGTTCCGATTGCTGTAGCACCTAAATTAATTTCGCCTATGAGGGAAGTTGCTTCTTTTAATCTCGAAATGTCTTCTCCTAACATGACATCATATGTTGAGAATTCTTGGCCTAAGGTCATTGGCACTGCATCTTGTAATTGAGTTCTTCCAATTTTTAATATATCTTTAAATTCATCTGATTTTTTTCGAAACGATGCCTGCAAACTTTTTAGAGCAGAAAGTAGTCCAATGATGGAAAATACAGCAGCCAATTTGATTGAGGAAGGATAAACATCATTTGTACTTTGTGACATATTGACATCATTGAGTGGGTGAAGAAAAGTATAATCA
This window of the Leptospira limi genome carries:
- a CDS encoding response regulator translates to MSQISKVFLIEDDVVTTFLIKTLMEKISFASEIFTYPNGSEALTALQSSEQLPELLFLDLNMPIMDGWQFLDTIQTITPISQIPIYILTSSIDPSDQSKSLSFPNVKGYLVKPLGPKDLHQIQTSKIQ
- a CDS encoding aspartate ammonia-lyase, whose product is MTETNFRMEHDLLGERKIPKDVYWGIHTLRALENYPITGKSIGTYPDLVRALAHIKKASALANLQLGLLPSEKSKWIVEACDQILNGKFHSEFVVDVIQGGAGTSTNMNANEVITNIALELAGHPKGDYTFLHPLNDVNMSQSTNDVYPSSIKLAAVFSIIGLLSALKSLQASFRKKSDEFKDILKIGRTQLQDAVPMTLGQEFSTYDVMLGEDISRLKEATSLIGEINLGATAIGTGINTDIRYSKIVTEILAKQTGFDLNAAPNLIEATQDTGAFVQLSGVLKRIATKLSKVCNDLRLLSSGPQGGFNEINLPAKAAGSSIMPGKVNPIIPEVVNQIAYEVIGNDITITMAAEAGQLQLNAFEPIIAHSLFKSIEHLTAGCKTLEINCVSGITANRKVLESRVKTSAGLATALNPYIGYENATLVAKRALAENRSVESIVLELGFLEEKKLKEILRPEVLTSPHSL